The Ketogulonicigenium robustum genomic interval CCGAAGGGTTGGAAACCGCTGGGCCCGCCTCGCTCAACGGCGAGATCATCGCCCGCGTGGGCGGGGTGAACGTGGCCGATGTGGAGGGCAGCGGCCTTGCCACCGTCAGCGCCGAACAGTTGCAAGCCTGGGCGCCCGACGTGATCATCACCGTCGACGCCGATTTCGCCGCCAATGTCGCCGACATGCCCGAATGGCAGGGTATTCCGGCGGTTGAAAACGGGCGCGTCTATCTGGCCCCGAACAAACCGTTTGGCTTCATCGACAGCCCGCCCTCGATCAACCGTCTGGCGGGTGTGATCTGGCTGGAACACAAGCTCTACCCCGATGCGTTGGCCAGCGACCTGACCGGTGACATCCGCGGCTTCTACAGCTTGTTCTATGGTGTGACGCCCGATGACGCGGCGATGGCCGCCCTTCTGGGTGAGTGATCGGGACACATTTATTGCTCTGGTCACGGGCCTTGTTGCGGTGGTGCTGATCGCCATCGCGACAGGGCCTTTCGCGCTGCCGGTTCACCGTATTCTGGCGCTGCTGCTGTGGGACCGCGCGGGCGGGCAACAGGCGACAGTGCTGTTCAACATTCGCCTGCCGCGCGTCTTGGCAGCCGCCTTAGTCGGGGCGGCCCTAGCGGGCGCCGGCGCGGCCTACCAAAGCGCCTTTCGCAACCCACTGGTATCACCCGATATTTTGGGCGTCTCGGCCGGAACCGGGTTTGGCGCGTCGGTGGGTATTTTGCTGGGCCTGCCGGTCATGGCGCTGCAACTGCTGGGCTTCGGGGCGGGGCTGGTGACAGTCGGGTTGGTTCTCGGCCTGACCGCAGCCCTGCGCGGCGCGGGCCAAGTGCTAACCATGGTCTTGTGTGGGATGGCCATCGGCGCGTTGGCGGGGGCAGGCACATCCATGGTCAAGCTGCTGGCCGACCCCGACAACCAGTTGCCCGCCATCACATTTTGGCTGATGGGATCGCTAGCGGGGGCAAAACGCACCGATGTGCTGGCCGCCCTGCCCGCCATCGCGGTCGGCTTGGCCCCGCTATTGCTGCTGCGCTGGCGCATCGGGCTGCTGTCGCTGGGCGATGACGATGCCCGCGCCCTTGGCATCCAAGCCACGCGCCTGCGCGCGCTGGTGATCGCTTGCGCCACGCTGGTCACCGCCGCTGCCGTGGCGCTTGCTGGCGTTGTCGGTTGGGTTGGCCTGATGGTGCCGCATATGGCGCGGATGCTGGTCGGCCCCCGCTTTGACCGCCTGCTGCCCGCCAGTTTGCTGCTGGGCGCGGCGTTTATGGTGCTGGTTGATACCGCCGCGCGCAGCATCGCTGTGATGGAGGTTCCGCTCGGCATCCTCACCGCCGTTATCGGCGCGCCCGTTTTCGTCTGGCTTCTCGCGCGCGGGGCAAAACCATGGAGCGATTAGCCCCCCTTTCCGCGCGCGATCTGACCATCGGGCACGGCACGCGTGTATTAGCGCAACAGATAAATTTCGCTTTGCAAGCGCATGAGATTATGGCGCTTCTAGGCCCAAACGGCGTTGGAAAAACAACGCTGATGCGCACCTTGCTGGGGCTAACGCCCGCCTTGGCCGGGGCAGTCTATGTGCAAGGCGAGGACCTGTCGACGCTGCCGCGCCGCAGCGTTGCCCGCCACCTGGCCCATGTTCCGCAGCAGCTTTCGACTGCCTTCGCCTATAGCGCGCTGGATATTGTGCTGATGGGCGCCTCTAGCCGGTTGGGACCGTTTGACCGCCCCGGCAAAGCCGATATCGCCGCAGCCGAGACCGCCCTTGATCGCCTCGGGATTATGGACTTGGCCGCGCAGCCCGTGACGCGGCTTTCGGGCGGGCAGCGGCAGTTAGTGCTGATCGCGCGGGCGCTGACGCAAGGGGCCCGCTGCATCTTGATGGACGAGCCGACCGCCAGCCTTGATATTGCAAACCGCCGCGCGGTCGACGCGGCGATCCGGTCCCTTGCGGCGCAGGGCACAGCGGTGCTGCTGTCCAGCCACGATCCCGACCAAGCCGTCGCGCTGGCCGACCACGTGCTGCTGCTGGGGCGCGACGGCGTGATTGCGCAAGGGGCGACCGACGAAACCCTCACCGCCGCAGCGCTTTCCGACCTTTACGGCACGCAGCTGCAAACGGGCACACGGCCCGACGGCAACCGGTATTTCTATTAGCGCGCGTGCTGGCTGCGGCCCTATCCCTTGCTTGCCACGCCGCGCTGACCTAGGCTGATAGTGGACAATTAAACCGAAAGTCGCGCTATGTCTGATCCGCTTGTCACCCCCGCATGGTTGGCCGAACATCTGGCCGATGTCGTTGTGCTGGACGCGACCTACCTCATGCCCGCCGACGCCGACGCTGCCAAGCAGGCGTATCTGGACAGCCACCTGCCCGGCGCGCAGTTCTTTCCCATTGATGACATCGCCGACAAGACCAGCGACCTGCCGCATATGATGCCCGATGCCGCGACCTTCGGCGCGGCAATGGCGGCCCTTGGCATTGACGGACAAAAGCCGGTGGTGGTCTATGACCGCAGCCCGAACCATTTTTCTGCCCCGCGCGTCTGGTTCACCCTGACCGCTTACGGCGTGCCGGATGTCTTTGTGCTGGACGGCGGCCTGCTGGCGTGGACGGCACAGAATCTGCCGCTAGAATCGGGTGACGTAACCGCCGCAACCGTCGCCGCGCGCGACTGGGTGCTGGGTTCGGGCCGCGTTTTGTCTGGCCCCCAAATGGCCGATGTCGTGGCGGCGGGTACCCGCGCGATCATCGACGCACGCGGCGCCGCACGTTTCAAGGGCGAGGTCGCCGAGCCGCGCCCCGGCCTGCAATCGGGGCACATGCCCGGGGCCACGAACGTGCCGTTTGATACACTGACCGCGCCCGACGGCCGTTTTGCTTCGGCAAAAACGCTGGATGCGCTATTGGCAGGTAAGGCTGGCGATGACACTGTCCTCAGCTGCGGGTCGGGGATGACGGCGGCGACGCTGGCATTAGGTCTGGCGCGCATCGGCAAGCAAGGCAGCGTCTATGACGGGTCGTGGACCGAATGGGGACGCGGCACGCTGGGGCCGATCACCAAAGGCGACTAACGCGCACCAATGCACAAATATCCGCAGGGGGTCGCCATTCGGCGGCCCCTTTTGCGTTGCGCGCGTGGTGTGCGGTGCGCGCTTTTCAAGCCCGCTTCCCGCTAAATAGACATGAACGTGATTGCTCGGGCCTGCACAGATACTGTGCACTTGCGCCAGTTTAACTTTCACAGCTGCAAGTCCAAATACGGCTCACACAAGGCGAAAAGCTGCATCACAGACGATGCACCCCGCCCTACAACACACCCCGAGGACCCTATCCCGGGACATCAAGGAACGACTAAAATGAAAAACCTGTTTGCTATTGCTACCGTCGCTGCCATTGCCGCCACTGCTGGTTCGACCGCTTTTGCCGCCCAAGACTACGGCTACATCCGCATCAACAACGAAAAGATCGAAGCCGGTAAGCCGCTGACGATCAACCTCGTCAACACCTCGGCCCCTGCTACGCTGGACCTGTACTCGGCCGGTGGCAAGCTAATCTCGAGCCGTGACCTGAACGCCGGCATCACCACGGACGTACGTTACCAAAGCACCCAACTGCCGGCAACTGGCCTGACCGCCGTGCTGAAAATCAACGATCAAGTGGTCGACACCAAGACCATCTCGCTGAAATAACATCAATCGCCGGTGCGCCAAACGGCCCGGCCCCGAAAGGGGCAGGGCCGTTTTCGTATCTACCCCCAACGACAAAGGCCCCGAGGTTTCCCCCGGGGCCTTGTTATTTGCGCAGGTGCTGATCAGAACACGCGTGCGATCGCACTCCAGACCTGATTGACGGCCAGTGCGGCAAAGGCCAGCGTACACAGCAGCAGCAGGATGTTGGTAATCGGGCCGTTACGCCATTCGCGCGGCACGCGGTCTGTGTTCAAAATCCACAGCAGCGTGACCGACATGAATGGCATAAACAGTGCACCCAGCACGCCGTAAGCCAAGATCAAGTATACCGGCTGGCCCAAGAACAGCATGATCATCGGCGGGAACGTCAGCCACAGGATGTAGGCTTTATAGGCCTTGCCCTTGGACGAACGCTCGATATGGCCATGGGGCAGATTGCGGATTTGGCCTGCAAAATCCGCGAACATCAGGCTGACGCCGTTCCAAACCCCGATCAGCGACGAGAAAGCCGCAGCCCAGAAGCCGAACAGGAACAGTTTACCCATGAACGGGCCGTAGCGATCAGCCAGCACATTGGCCAGATCGACCATGCCCTGATCGCCGCCACCAATCGCGATATTGGCCGAATACAGCAGTTCGGCCCCGACGATCAGCGTTGCGACCACGAAAATGCCGGTCATGATGTAGGCCACTTGGTTGTCGATACGCATGAC includes:
- a CDS encoding sulfurtransferase, encoding MSDPLVTPAWLAEHLADVVVLDATYLMPADADAAKQAYLDSHLPGAQFFPIDDIADKTSDLPHMMPDAATFGAAMAALGIDGQKPVVVYDRSPNHFSAPRVWFTLTAYGVPDVFVLDGGLLAWTAQNLPLESGDVTAATVAARDWVLGSGRVLSGPQMADVVAAGTRAIIDARGAARFKGEVAEPRPGLQSGHMPGATNVPFDTLTAPDGRFASAKTLDALLAGKAGDDTVLSCGSGMTAATLALGLARIGKQGSVYDGSWTEWGRGTLGPITKGD
- a CDS encoding FecCD family ABC transporter permease, whose translation is MSDRDTFIALVTGLVAVVLIAIATGPFALPVHRILALLLWDRAGGQQATVLFNIRLPRVLAAALVGAALAGAGAAYQSAFRNPLVSPDILGVSAGTGFGASVGILLGLPVMALQLLGFGAGLVTVGLVLGLTAALRGAGQVLTMVLCGMAIGALAGAGTSMVKLLADPDNQLPAITFWLMGSLAGAKRTDVLAALPAIAVGLAPLLLLRWRIGLLSLGDDDARALGIQATRLRALVIACATLVTAAAVALAGVVGWVGLMVPHMARMLVGPRFDRLLPASLLLGAAFMVLVDTAARSIAVMEVPLGILTAVIGAPVFVWLLARGAKPWSD
- a CDS encoding ABC transporter ATP-binding protein → MERLAPLSARDLTIGHGTRVLAQQINFALQAHEIMALLGPNGVGKTTLMRTLLGLTPALAGAVYVQGEDLSTLPRRSVARHLAHVPQQLSTAFAYSALDIVLMGASSRLGPFDRPGKADIAAAETALDRLGIMDLAAQPVTRLSGGQRQLVLIARALTQGARCILMDEPTASLDIANRRAVDAAIRSLAAQGTAVLLSSHDPDQAVALADHVLLLGRDGVIAQGATDETLTAAALSDLYGTQLQTGTRPDGNRYFY